From one Bacteroidota bacterium genomic stretch:
- a CDS encoding sugar transferase: protein MKIVYIQPCKVQQEALSKALPKHQVTCFDDLLSGFQYMRQDQIPDILVTDVDPEGNPNSDTMKIIRSKPNFRKTIIIGYSKQPDRSKINFYIAEGFLDVVAQEKIVTTVFQVIHLFTSKHGANSLSSLYSRRSLIAKRFLDISISSTALLFASPVMLMAILAIRLESKGPIFYRSKRVGSNYKIFDLLKFRTMIPDADKKMSNMSHLNLYAGANTLEIPTECPDCKRLGSPCSPIMFSDKKKICENFYFFLQDLEKQGIFFKAKDDPRISKVGKFLRNSSIDELPQLINILKGDMSLVGNRPLPLYEAEMLTTDSRAFRFLAPAGLTGLWQVTKRGKKDMSEAERIALDNNYALNHSLLLDIKIILKTFPALLQTENV, encoded by the coding sequence ATGAAAATCGTATATATTCAGCCTTGCAAAGTTCAGCAGGAAGCCTTGTCAAAAGCATTACCTAAACATCAGGTTACTTGCTTCGATGATTTATTATCAGGCTTTCAATATATGCGTCAGGATCAAATTCCTGATATTCTGGTAACAGACGTTGATCCGGAGGGGAATCCGAATTCGGATACCATGAAGATCATCCGATCAAAACCAAATTTTCGGAAAACAATTATTATTGGTTACTCCAAACAACCCGATCGATCGAAGATAAATTTTTATATTGCTGAAGGCTTTTTGGATGTTGTCGCTCAGGAAAAAATAGTTACAACTGTTTTCCAGGTCATACATCTTTTTACCAGTAAACATGGGGCGAATTCACTTAGTTCACTTTACAGTAGAAGAAGTCTGATTGCTAAGCGTTTTTTAGATATCAGTATTTCATCTACAGCATTGCTCTTTGCTTCTCCCGTAATGCTCATGGCCATTCTGGCTATACGCCTCGAATCTAAGGGGCCTATTTTTTATCGTTCTAAAAGGGTGGGGAGCAATTATAAAATATTTGATTTGTTAAAATTCAGAACGATGATACCGGACGCGGATAAGAAGATGTCCAATATGAGTCATCTGAACTTGTATGCCGGTGCAAATACGCTGGAAATACCAACTGAATGTCCTGATTGCAAAAGACTGGGAAGTCCTTGCTCACCTATTATGTTTTCTGACAAGAAGAAAATTTGTGAAAACTTCTACTTCTTTCTTCAGGACCTCGAAAAGCAGGGAATATTTTTCAAAGCGAAAGATGATCCAAGAATATCCAAAGTAGGTAAATTTCTTCGCAATTCTTCCATCGACGAATTGCCACAACTTATCAATATTCTGAAAGGCGATATGTCGCTGGTGGGTAATCGCCCATTGCCATTGTACGAAGCTGAAATGCTGACTACCGATTCAAGAGCTTTCCGTTTCCTTGCCCCTGCAGGGTTAACAGGGTTATGGCAAGTTACTAAAAGAGGGAAAAAGGACATGTCTGAAGCGGAACGAATCGCATTGGACAATAACTATGCGCTCAATCACTCCTTACTACTTGACATTAAAATTATTCTAAAAACTTTCCCGGCATTGTTACAAACTGAAAATGTTTAA
- a CDS encoding TolC family protein — protein MLFKGHSIIFFLLFIYLQSLSTNSYSQTERVKLPDMTPEPNASEVSALDLNKDLKDQLIPLDSMISIALLNNPGIKAQEALIEAGIDQIKFSRREWQNGVFGSFTQSLGNQAVIFNTNQEPEAIQSSSIQSGFRVGLNVNIPLFLLFGRTSRINVYEHELEVRRQTEEKIKMEVSRQIIYEYNNMLSTHRLMLITSNSKGTTRLLSEMAEKQFSQGDISIAELSSVSAIATKAESDYEISRRDFYNNYQQLEKLLGKRLDTLVR, from the coding sequence ATGCTTTTTAAAGGCCATTCTATTATTTTTTTTCTCCTGTTTATTTACTTACAAAGTTTAAGTACCAACTCCTATTCTCAAACTGAAAGGGTGAAGTTACCTGACATGACGCCGGAGCCAAACGCTTCCGAGGTTTCAGCATTAGACCTGAATAAGGATTTAAAGGATCAACTCATTCCATTGGATAGTATGATCAGTATTGCTCTGCTAAACAATCCCGGAATAAAAGCGCAGGAAGCATTAATAGAAGCCGGTATCGATCAAATTAAATTCTCCAGACGAGAGTGGCAAAATGGTGTTTTTGGAAGTTTCACTCAGTCTTTAGGGAATCAGGCTGTTATTTTCAATACCAACCAGGAACCGGAAGCGATTCAATCTTCCAGTATTCAATCAGGATTTAGAGTTGGATTAAATGTTAATATTCCACTATTCCTGTTATTTGGAAGAACAAGCAGGATCAATGTTTATGAACATGAATTGGAGGTTCGTAGACAAACTGAGGAAAAAATTAAGATGGAGGTATCCCGGCAGATCATTTATGAGTATAACAATATGCTCTCGACACACCGACTTATGCTCATCACCAGTAATTCAAAAGGAACCACCAGATTACTTTCCGAAATGGCCGAAAAGCAATTTTCACAAGGTGATATTTCTATAGCAGAATTATCATCCGTCTCGGCTATTGCCACAAAAGCAGAATCCGATTACGAAATCTCCAGGCGAGATTTTTATAATAATTATCAGCAATTAGAGAAACTGTTGGGTAAGCGTTTAGATACATTAGTCAGATAA
- a CDS encoding response regulator transcription factor has protein sequence MKKHILVVDDELSIRMLLENFLAEDYEVTTKDNGYEAMAWFQEGNQADLLLVDIDMPMINGYELTENIRKQPGMERTPVIMLSSKQKSADRIRSFTAGADDYLQKPFNPEELLIRIQSVFRRFKAA, from the coding sequence ATGAAAAAGCACATACTTGTAGTTGATGATGAATTAAGCATCAGAATGTTACTTGAAAACTTCCTTGCTGAAGACTATGAGGTTACCACCAAGGACAATGGCTATGAAGCTATGGCATGGTTTCAGGAAGGAAATCAAGCTGATTTGTTGTTAGTTGATATTGATATGCCCATGATCAATGGATACGAATTGACGGAGAATATCAGGAAACAACCCGGCATGGAAAGAACACCGGTGATCATGCTATCCAGCAAGCAAAAAAGTGCTGATCGTATTCGATCTTTCACAGCTGGTGCTGACGATTATCTTCAGAAGCCCTTTAATCCGGAGGAATTACTTATAAGAATTCAATCCGTTTTTCGAAGATTTAAAGCTGCTTAA